In Brachypodium distachyon strain Bd21 chromosome 2, Brachypodium_distachyon_v3.0, whole genome shotgun sequence, one genomic interval encodes:
- the LOC100823374 gene encoding importin subunit alpha-2 isoform X1, with protein MADGNTPASPPPASPLQRHRYAIKSSVHNTAASRRREQAIAIGKERREALIRAKRVCRTPLSGSDDAGIEEDDMVVDKEKEGLEARTAQAVEELKSALSSQGKGAQKKKTEVLRALRRLLSQSEVPPIEAAIKAGAVPLLVQYLSFGSSDEQLLEAAWCLTNIAAGEPEETKSLLPALPLLVAHLGGSVSPLLRKKSSTLVAEQCAWAIGNVAGEGADLRSTLLAQGALWPLARLMLSSKGSAARTAAWALSNLIKGPDPKAVNELIGIEGVLNAIVQNLEKADEELATEVAWVVVYLSALSEKAISLIVRSHVPQLLIRRLLASENLQLLIPVLRGLGNVVAGDGYMVDSILIVGNNITDQALSSLIKCLRSDNRVLRKEASWVLSNIAAGSFEHKKLIFTSEATPVLIHLLNNAQYDIRKEAAYTLGNLCVVPAGSSEPPNIIVEHLVSIINSGALPGFINLLRSADIESARLGLQFLELAMRGYPDGQGPNLVEREDGIEAMERFQFHENDVMRNMANGLVDKYFGEDYGVE; from the exons ATGGCCGACGGCAACACCccggcctcgccgcctcccgctTCTCCGCTCCAGAGGCACCGCTACGCCATCAAGTCCTCAG TGCACAATACCGCAGCTAGCCGGAGGCGGGAACAGGCTATCGCAATAGGGAAGGAAAGAAGGGAAGCCTTGATCCGTGCAAAGCGCGTGTGCCGCACCCCGCTTTCTGGTAGCGATGATGCTGGCATTGAGGAGGATGATATGGTTGTTGATAAGGAGAAAGAAGGTCTTGAAGCAAGAACTGCTCAAGCTGTTGAAGAATTGAAATCAGCTTTGTCAAGCCA GGGGAAAGGGgcccagaagaagaagacagaggTGCTTCGTGCTTTGAGACGCTTGCTGTCACAGTCTGAAGTACCTCCAATTGAAGCAGCAATTAAAGCTGGAGCAGTTCCTCTTTTGGTACAATATCTGTCTTTCGGATCTTCAGATGAACAG TTGCTAGAGGCCGCTTGGTGCCTTACAAACATAGCAGCTGGGGAaccagaagaaacaaaatcgTTGCTGCCCGCATTACCATTGCTTGTTGCTCACCTTGGTGGTTCGGTTTCTCCCTTGTTGAGGA AAAAGAGCTCCACACTTGTTGCTGAGCAATGTGCGTGGGCCATTGGCAATGTTGCTGGTGAAGGAGCAGATCTGAGAAGCACATTACTCGCACAGGGTGCTTTGTGGCCTCTTGCCCGCTTAATGCTGTCAAGCAAGGGTTCGGCAGCAAGAACTGCTGCATGGGCATTGTCAAATCTCATCAAG GGGCCTGATCCCAAGGCTGTGAATGAGCTTATTGGCATCGAGGGTGTGCTAAATGCGATCGTACAGAACTTGGAAAAGGC GGATGAAGAGCTAGCAACTGAGGTGGCGTGGGTAGTGGTATATCTTTCAGCACTTTCAGAAAAAGCTATTAGCTTAATAGTGAGAAGCCATGTGCCTCAGTTGCTGATTCGACGTCTGCTAGCATCTGAGAACTTACAGTTGCTCATTCCG GTACTTCGTGGTTTAGGAAATGTTGTAGCTGGGGATGGATACATGGTTGATTCAATCCTAATTGTTGGGAACAATATCACAG ATCAAGCTTTATCAAGTCTTATAAAATGCTTGAGGAGTGACAATAGGGTTCTCAGGAAG GAGGCTTCATGGGTATTGTCAAACATAGCAGCAGGCAGCTTTGAGCACAAGAAATTGATTTTTACCAGTGAGGCCACACCTGTGCTGATACACCTCCTGAATAATGCACAATATGATATCCGTAAGGAAGCAGCCTACACCCTGGGCAACCTGTGTGTTGTCCCAGCAGGAAGTAGTGAACCCCCAAACATAATCGTGGAACATTTAGTCTCGATCATAAACAGTGGAGCCCTCCCAGGATTCATAAATTTGCTCAGATCTGCTGATATAGAGAGCGCGAGACTTGGACTTCAGTTCCTGGAACTG GCCATGAGGGGATATCCCGATGGACAAGGCCCAAATCTTGTGGAGagggaggatggcattgagGCTATGGAGAGGTTCCAGTTCCACGAGAACGATGTGATGAGGAACATGGCGAATGGATTGGTTGACAAGTATTTCGGTGAGGATTACGGCGTAGAATGA
- the LOC100823374 gene encoding importin subunit alpha-2 isoform X3 → MADGNTPASPPPASPLQRHRYAIKSSVHNTAASRRREQAIAIGKERREALIRAKRVCRTPLSGSDDAGIEEDDMVVDKEKEGLEARTAQAVEELKSALSSQGKGAQKKKTEVLRALRRLLSQSEVPPIEAAIKAGAVPLLLLEAAWCLTNIAAGEPEETKSLLPALPLLVAHLGGSVSPLLRKKSSTLVAEQCAWAIGNVAGEGADLRSTLLAQGALWPLARLMLSSKGSAARTAAWALSNLIKGPDPKAVNELIGIEGVLNAIVQNLEKADEELATEVAWVVVYLSALSEKAISLIVRSHVPQLLIRRLLASENLQLLIPVLRGLGNVVAGDGYMVDSILIVGNNITDQALSSLIKCLRSDNRVLRKEASWVLSNIAAGSFEHKKLIFTSEATPVLIHLLNNAQYDIRKEAAYTLGNLCVVPAGSSEPPNIIVEHLVSIINSGALPGFINLLRSADIESARLGLQFLELAMRGYPDGQGPNLVEREDGIEAMERFQFHENDVMRNMANGLVDKYFGEDYGVE, encoded by the exons ATGGCCGACGGCAACACCccggcctcgccgcctcccgctTCTCCGCTCCAGAGGCACCGCTACGCCATCAAGTCCTCAG TGCACAATACCGCAGCTAGCCGGAGGCGGGAACAGGCTATCGCAATAGGGAAGGAAAGAAGGGAAGCCTTGATCCGTGCAAAGCGCGTGTGCCGCACCCCGCTTTCTGGTAGCGATGATGCTGGCATTGAGGAGGATGATATGGTTGTTGATAAGGAGAAAGAAGGTCTTGAAGCAAGAACTGCTCAAGCTGTTGAAGAATTGAAATCAGCTTTGTCAAGCCA GGGGAAAGGGgcccagaagaagaagacagaggTGCTTCGTGCTTTGAGACGCTTGCTGTCACAGTCTGAAGTACCTCCAATTGAAGCAGCAATTAAAGCTGGAGCAGTTCCTCTTTTG TTGCTAGAGGCCGCTTGGTGCCTTACAAACATAGCAGCTGGGGAaccagaagaaacaaaatcgTTGCTGCCCGCATTACCATTGCTTGTTGCTCACCTTGGTGGTTCGGTTTCTCCCTTGTTGAGGA AAAAGAGCTCCACACTTGTTGCTGAGCAATGTGCGTGGGCCATTGGCAATGTTGCTGGTGAAGGAGCAGATCTGAGAAGCACATTACTCGCACAGGGTGCTTTGTGGCCTCTTGCCCGCTTAATGCTGTCAAGCAAGGGTTCGGCAGCAAGAACTGCTGCATGGGCATTGTCAAATCTCATCAAG GGGCCTGATCCCAAGGCTGTGAATGAGCTTATTGGCATCGAGGGTGTGCTAAATGCGATCGTACAGAACTTGGAAAAGGC GGATGAAGAGCTAGCAACTGAGGTGGCGTGGGTAGTGGTATATCTTTCAGCACTTTCAGAAAAAGCTATTAGCTTAATAGTGAGAAGCCATGTGCCTCAGTTGCTGATTCGACGTCTGCTAGCATCTGAGAACTTACAGTTGCTCATTCCG GTACTTCGTGGTTTAGGAAATGTTGTAGCTGGGGATGGATACATGGTTGATTCAATCCTAATTGTTGGGAACAATATCACAG ATCAAGCTTTATCAAGTCTTATAAAATGCTTGAGGAGTGACAATAGGGTTCTCAGGAAG GAGGCTTCATGGGTATTGTCAAACATAGCAGCAGGCAGCTTTGAGCACAAGAAATTGATTTTTACCAGTGAGGCCACACCTGTGCTGATACACCTCCTGAATAATGCACAATATGATATCCGTAAGGAAGCAGCCTACACCCTGGGCAACCTGTGTGTTGTCCCAGCAGGAAGTAGTGAACCCCCAAACATAATCGTGGAACATTTAGTCTCGATCATAAACAGTGGAGCCCTCCCAGGATTCATAAATTTGCTCAGATCTGCTGATATAGAGAGCGCGAGACTTGGACTTCAGTTCCTGGAACTG GCCATGAGGGGATATCCCGATGGACAAGGCCCAAATCTTGTGGAGagggaggatggcattgagGCTATGGAGAGGTTCCAGTTCCACGAGAACGATGTGATGAGGAACATGGCGAATGGATTGGTTGACAAGTATTTCGGTGAGGATTACGGCGTAGAATGA
- the LOC100823374 gene encoding importin subunit alpha-2 isoform X4, protein MADGNTPASPPPASPLQRHRYAIKSSVHNTAASRRREQAIAIGKERREALIRAKRVCRTPLSGSDDAGIEEDDMVVDKEKEGLEARTAQAVEELKSALSSQGKGAQKKKTEVLRALRRLLSQSEVPPIEAAIKAGAVPLLLLEAAWCLTNIAAGEPEETKSLLPALPLLVAHLGEKSSTLVAEQCAWAIGNVAGEGADLRSTLLAQGALWPLARLMLSSKGSAARTAAWALSNLIKGPDPKAVNELIGIEGVLNAIVQNLEKADEELATEVAWVVVYLSALSEKAISLIVRSHVPQLLIRRLLASENLQLLIPVLRGLGNVVAGDGYMVDSILIVGNNITDQALSSLIKCLRSDNRVLRKEASWVLSNIAAGSFEHKKLIFTSEATPVLIHLLNNAQYDIRKEAAYTLGNLCVVPAGSSEPPNIIVEHLVSIINSGALPGFINLLRSADIESARLGLQFLELAMRGYPDGQGPNLVEREDGIEAMERFQFHENDVMRNMANGLVDKYFGEDYGVE, encoded by the exons ATGGCCGACGGCAACACCccggcctcgccgcctcccgctTCTCCGCTCCAGAGGCACCGCTACGCCATCAAGTCCTCAG TGCACAATACCGCAGCTAGCCGGAGGCGGGAACAGGCTATCGCAATAGGGAAGGAAAGAAGGGAAGCCTTGATCCGTGCAAAGCGCGTGTGCCGCACCCCGCTTTCTGGTAGCGATGATGCTGGCATTGAGGAGGATGATATGGTTGTTGATAAGGAGAAAGAAGGTCTTGAAGCAAGAACTGCTCAAGCTGTTGAAGAATTGAAATCAGCTTTGTCAAGCCA GGGGAAAGGGgcccagaagaagaagacagaggTGCTTCGTGCTTTGAGACGCTTGCTGTCACAGTCTGAAGTACCTCCAATTGAAGCAGCAATTAAAGCTGGAGCAGTTCCTCTTTTG TTGCTAGAGGCCGCTTGGTGCCTTACAAACATAGCAGCTGGGGAaccagaagaaacaaaatcgTTGCTGCCCGCATTACCATTGCTTGTTGCTCACCTTGGTG AAAAGAGCTCCACACTTGTTGCTGAGCAATGTGCGTGGGCCATTGGCAATGTTGCTGGTGAAGGAGCAGATCTGAGAAGCACATTACTCGCACAGGGTGCTTTGTGGCCTCTTGCCCGCTTAATGCTGTCAAGCAAGGGTTCGGCAGCAAGAACTGCTGCATGGGCATTGTCAAATCTCATCAAG GGGCCTGATCCCAAGGCTGTGAATGAGCTTATTGGCATCGAGGGTGTGCTAAATGCGATCGTACAGAACTTGGAAAAGGC GGATGAAGAGCTAGCAACTGAGGTGGCGTGGGTAGTGGTATATCTTTCAGCACTTTCAGAAAAAGCTATTAGCTTAATAGTGAGAAGCCATGTGCCTCAGTTGCTGATTCGACGTCTGCTAGCATCTGAGAACTTACAGTTGCTCATTCCG GTACTTCGTGGTTTAGGAAATGTTGTAGCTGGGGATGGATACATGGTTGATTCAATCCTAATTGTTGGGAACAATATCACAG ATCAAGCTTTATCAAGTCTTATAAAATGCTTGAGGAGTGACAATAGGGTTCTCAGGAAG GAGGCTTCATGGGTATTGTCAAACATAGCAGCAGGCAGCTTTGAGCACAAGAAATTGATTTTTACCAGTGAGGCCACACCTGTGCTGATACACCTCCTGAATAATGCACAATATGATATCCGTAAGGAAGCAGCCTACACCCTGGGCAACCTGTGTGTTGTCCCAGCAGGAAGTAGTGAACCCCCAAACATAATCGTGGAACATTTAGTCTCGATCATAAACAGTGGAGCCCTCCCAGGATTCATAAATTTGCTCAGATCTGCTGATATAGAGAGCGCGAGACTTGGACTTCAGTTCCTGGAACTG GCCATGAGGGGATATCCCGATGGACAAGGCCCAAATCTTGTGGAGagggaggatggcattgagGCTATGGAGAGGTTCCAGTTCCACGAGAACGATGTGATGAGGAACATGGCGAATGGATTGGTTGACAAGTATTTCGGTGAGGATTACGGCGTAGAATGA
- the LOC100823374 gene encoding importin subunit alpha-2 isoform X2, which produces MADGNTPASPPPASPLQRHRYAIKSSVHNTAASRRREQAIAIGKERREALIRAKRVCRTPLSGSDDAGIEEDDMVVDKEKEGLEARTAQAVEELKSALSSQGKGAQKKKTEVLRALRRLLSQSEVPPIEAAIKAGAVPLLVQYLSFGSSDEQLLEAAWCLTNIAAGEPEETKSLLPALPLLVAHLGEKSSTLVAEQCAWAIGNVAGEGADLRSTLLAQGALWPLARLMLSSKGSAARTAAWALSNLIKGPDPKAVNELIGIEGVLNAIVQNLEKADEELATEVAWVVVYLSALSEKAISLIVRSHVPQLLIRRLLASENLQLLIPVLRGLGNVVAGDGYMVDSILIVGNNITDQALSSLIKCLRSDNRVLRKEASWVLSNIAAGSFEHKKLIFTSEATPVLIHLLNNAQYDIRKEAAYTLGNLCVVPAGSSEPPNIIVEHLVSIINSGALPGFINLLRSADIESARLGLQFLELAMRGYPDGQGPNLVEREDGIEAMERFQFHENDVMRNMANGLVDKYFGEDYGVE; this is translated from the exons ATGGCCGACGGCAACACCccggcctcgccgcctcccgctTCTCCGCTCCAGAGGCACCGCTACGCCATCAAGTCCTCAG TGCACAATACCGCAGCTAGCCGGAGGCGGGAACAGGCTATCGCAATAGGGAAGGAAAGAAGGGAAGCCTTGATCCGTGCAAAGCGCGTGTGCCGCACCCCGCTTTCTGGTAGCGATGATGCTGGCATTGAGGAGGATGATATGGTTGTTGATAAGGAGAAAGAAGGTCTTGAAGCAAGAACTGCTCAAGCTGTTGAAGAATTGAAATCAGCTTTGTCAAGCCA GGGGAAAGGGgcccagaagaagaagacagaggTGCTTCGTGCTTTGAGACGCTTGCTGTCACAGTCTGAAGTACCTCCAATTGAAGCAGCAATTAAAGCTGGAGCAGTTCCTCTTTTGGTACAATATCTGTCTTTCGGATCTTCAGATGAACAG TTGCTAGAGGCCGCTTGGTGCCTTACAAACATAGCAGCTGGGGAaccagaagaaacaaaatcgTTGCTGCCCGCATTACCATTGCTTGTTGCTCACCTTGGTG AAAAGAGCTCCACACTTGTTGCTGAGCAATGTGCGTGGGCCATTGGCAATGTTGCTGGTGAAGGAGCAGATCTGAGAAGCACATTACTCGCACAGGGTGCTTTGTGGCCTCTTGCCCGCTTAATGCTGTCAAGCAAGGGTTCGGCAGCAAGAACTGCTGCATGGGCATTGTCAAATCTCATCAAG GGGCCTGATCCCAAGGCTGTGAATGAGCTTATTGGCATCGAGGGTGTGCTAAATGCGATCGTACAGAACTTGGAAAAGGC GGATGAAGAGCTAGCAACTGAGGTGGCGTGGGTAGTGGTATATCTTTCAGCACTTTCAGAAAAAGCTATTAGCTTAATAGTGAGAAGCCATGTGCCTCAGTTGCTGATTCGACGTCTGCTAGCATCTGAGAACTTACAGTTGCTCATTCCG GTACTTCGTGGTTTAGGAAATGTTGTAGCTGGGGATGGATACATGGTTGATTCAATCCTAATTGTTGGGAACAATATCACAG ATCAAGCTTTATCAAGTCTTATAAAATGCTTGAGGAGTGACAATAGGGTTCTCAGGAAG GAGGCTTCATGGGTATTGTCAAACATAGCAGCAGGCAGCTTTGAGCACAAGAAATTGATTTTTACCAGTGAGGCCACACCTGTGCTGATACACCTCCTGAATAATGCACAATATGATATCCGTAAGGAAGCAGCCTACACCCTGGGCAACCTGTGTGTTGTCCCAGCAGGAAGTAGTGAACCCCCAAACATAATCGTGGAACATTTAGTCTCGATCATAAACAGTGGAGCCCTCCCAGGATTCATAAATTTGCTCAGATCTGCTGATATAGAGAGCGCGAGACTTGGACTTCAGTTCCTGGAACTG GCCATGAGGGGATATCCCGATGGACAAGGCCCAAATCTTGTGGAGagggaggatggcattgagGCTATGGAGAGGTTCCAGTTCCACGAGAACGATGTGATGAGGAACATGGCGAATGGATTGGTTGACAAGTATTTCGGTGAGGATTACGGCGTAGAATGA